In a single window of the Raphanus sativus cultivar WK10039 chromosome 9, ASM80110v3, whole genome shotgun sequence genome:
- the LOC108836584 gene encoding uncharacterized protein LOC108836584 — MNSRNTHSQYTGYVNLLHNVEENVVQENFPYESFPSSLNMGASEIPPFSSQQSEAPSQPEARRPVRQVRRKWTPADDEILISAWLNTSKDAIVGNDQTSGTFWDRVGDYVGRALGEKREHLHCKQRWHKINDQTNKFCAAFAAAERQISSGQNDNDVLKVTQDMGHDYSYTQPSQSDDYGLGDSAESGFSQTEAEIDILLDQAQIDAARIYYPPQPEVEFGFPKECYCGGEPLTATSYTRNDPGRRFYTCENRDDGDCHVWKWWDVAATEEIRAISSQCQQLSDKVDYLSFMSDYDTHLNQVKELQSETEDKLVRLERIVCDLAKTKSRFANGFELIVGVMVVVFVIIGMIVGFK; from the exons ATGAACTCAAGGAATACACATAGCCAGTATACTGGCTATGTAAACCTTCTTCACAACGTAGAAGAAAATGTTGTTCAGGAAAACTTTCCTTATGAAAGTTTTCCTTCTAGTCTAAACATGGGAGCCTCTGAAATCCCTCCCTTCAGTTCCCAGCAATCTGAGGCTCCATCCCAACCTGAAGCCAGACGTCCGGTTCGTCAGGTGAGAAGAAAATGGACGCCAGCTGATGATGAGATACTAATCAGTGCGTGGCTGAACACATCAAAGGATGCAATTGTCGGAAATGACCAGACGTCTGGGACCTTCTGGGACCGCGTAGGAGATTACGTCGGACGTGCCTTAGGTGAGAAGAGAGAGCATCTCCATTGCAAGCAGAGATGGCATAAAATCAATGATCAGACCAACAAGTTCTGCGCTGCATTCGCTGCTGCAGAGAGACAAATAAGCAGCGGTCAGAATGACAATGACGTGCTAAAG GTTACACAAGATATGGGGCATGATTATAGTTACACGCAGCCGTCTCAGTCGGACGACTATGGTTTAGGGGACTCAGCAGAGAGTGGGTTCAGCCAGACAGAAGCTGAAATTGATATACTTTTGGACCAAGCTCAAATTGATGCTGCACGGATTTACTATCCTCCCCAACCCGAGGTTGAGTTCGGCTTCCCAAAGGAATGCTACTGTGGTGGCGAACCGCTGACAGCCACATCGTACACAAGGAATGATCCTGGGAGAAGGTTCTATACCTGCGAGAACAGAGACGATGGAGACTGCCATGTCTGGAAGTGGTGGGATGTCGCGGCAACGGAGGAGATCAGAGCCATATCGAGTCAGTGTCAGCAGCTCTCTGATAAGGTTGATTATCTCTCCTTTATGAGTGACTACGACACTCATCTTAACCAGGTAAAGGAACTGCAAAGCGAGACAGAGGACAAGTTGGTTAGGCTTGAGAGAATTGTGTGTGACTTAGCTAAAACAAAATCTAGGTTTGCCAATGGCTTTGAACTCATTGTAGGTGTTATGGTAGTTGTCTTTGTGATAATAGGCATGATTGTCGGGTTTAAGTAA
- the LOC130500053 gene encoding uncharacterized protein LOC130500053, giving the protein MNKPLFMRIVDRLSTEVAYFSPTEDAVGRTGLSPLQKCTAAIRQLAYGTAADTIDEYVRLGETTARKCLHHFTAGIIQLFGDQYLRRPTPEDLQRLLFLGEERGFPGMVGSIDCMHWQWKNCPTEWKGMYSRGTGKPTIVLEAVASQDLWIWHAFFGAPGTMNDLNILERSPVFDDIINGIAPQVNYFVNGREYNMAYYLTDGIYPKWATFIQSIRLPQGPKNSLFAKTQESVRKDVERAFGVLQARFAVVKNPSKIWDKQKIANIIKACIILHNMIVEDERHSYTLRNISEFDEGEGQGKYFVGLGSNLGNTIDRRVRIRDKQAHQRLKNDLIENIWAKFGHLQQ; this is encoded by the coding sequence ATGAACAAACCGTTGTTCATGCGTATTGTGGATCGTCTCTCTACAGAAGTAGCGTATTTCTCTCCAACAGAAGATGCAGTCGGGCGGACAGGTCTATCTCCGCTGCAAAAATGTACAGCAGCAATTCGTCAATTGGCATATGGTACTGCAGCTGATACAATTGACGAATATGTACGACTTGGTGAAACAACTGCTCGAAAATGTTTGCACCATTTCACCGCCGGGATAATCCAGTTGTTTGGCGATCAATATCTCAGACGGCCCACACCGGAGGATCTTCAAAGACTACTCTTTCTTGGAGAAGAACGTGGCTTCCCGGGGATGGTTGgaagcatcgactgtatgcattggcAGTGGAAGAATTGCCCTACAGAATGGAAAGGAATGTATTCACGAGGAACCGGAAAGCCAACAATTGTGTTGGAGGCGGTAGCTTCACAAGATCTATGGATATGGCATGCGTTTTTTGGAGCTCCAGGTACTATGAACGACCTTAATATTCTTGAACGatcacctgtttttgatgacattatTAACGGAATTGCTCCGCAAGTCAACTACTTCGTCAACGGTAGGGAGTATAATATGGCTTACTATCTCACTGATGGTATTTATCCAAAATGGGCTACTTTTATTCAATCTATCCGACTACCGCAGGGACCGAAAAATTCATTATTTGCTAAAACCCAAGAATCTGTGCGAAAAGATGTTGAGCGTGCCTTCGGAGTCCTACAAGCTAGATTCGCTGTTGTGAAAAACCCTTCTAAGATATGGGATAAACAAAAAATAGCAAATATTATAAAAGCATGTATTATACTCCATAATATGATAGTCGAGGATGAAAGACATTCATACACTCTGCGTAACATTTCAGAATTTGATGAAGGAGAAGGACAAGGAAAATACTTCGTCGGTTTAGGTTCAAATCTTGGCAATACAATTGATCGTCGAGTAAGAATTCGAGATAAACAAGCTCATCAACgattaaaaaatgatttgatagaAAATATATGGGCTAAATTTGGACATCTTCAgcaataa